The Bacteroidales bacterium region CTATGCCTATTACAAGGAACGGTTTACCGGATTCAATACCTATGAATCGCATATTTACGGAGGCCGGATTTTCGGATCGTGGCTGGCGATAAAAAACCTGAAAGAGCTGATTGGTCTGCCGGGTAACGGAGGCATAATCGGCTACACAGAGTATGAAGCGCTGAACATGGATGACAATTATAAGACAACCCTGATCAATACCGGAGATAAACAGAGAGAGTGGTTTCATAATGTTTACGTAGGAGGAGGATACCGGCAACCCCTTGGCAGGAATGCCTCATTCAATATTATGGTTTTATGGAATCTGAATCAGAGCCCGAAATTGCCGTATGACAATCCGACCATTCGAGTCGGATTCTACTTCTAGGCTCAGATTTTCCCTGGTACAATTTCTTTCAATACTTCATCGGGGCAATTTTCTTGGAAAGTTTTCCCGATTGGTGTATCTTTACAACTTTATTTACCTTAAAATTTTATTCGAATGGTAGTAGCCAATAACAAAGTTGTATCCGTTACCTATGAACTCAGAAAGAATTCTGCCGACGGAGAAATCATTGAAATCGTAAAGGAAGACAATCCGCTGGTATATATTGCCGGCATAGGCAGTTTGCTTCCTGATTTTGAAGCCAATCTGATGGGAAAGAAGCTGGATGAGTCGTTTTCTTTTTCCATACCTGCCGACGATGCATACGGACCCCGTGAAGATGCAGCCATCATAGACATTCCCTTGCAGGTGTTCATGGTTGACGGAGCAGTGGACTATGAGCTCGTAAAGATAGGACAGACCATACCCATGCGCGACCAGGACGGGAACCGGCTGAACGGAATTGTTCTGGATGTTAACGAAACCTCTGTCAAAATGGATTTCAATCATCCGCTGGCCGGCGATGATTTATTTTTTACAGGAAAGGTAGTTGGTATCAGGGATGCGACACAGGAAGAACTGGAGCATGGTCATGTACATAGCCATGGTGCGCATTCGCATGATGAAGATTAATATACTTATTTAAGCAGGCGTTTGATCCTGATGGAAAGTTCATTGGGGCTGAATGGTTTGGTAACATAATCATCAGCCCCAAGTTCAAATGCTTTCATTACGATATCTTCTGCCCCGATCCGGGTAAGCATTACTATAGGAATAGTCAGTTTCAGGTCATTTCGAACGTGACGGATGAGTTCAAGTCCATCGATGAGCGGCATATGAAGGTCGGTAAGCAGAAGATCAAACTGTGATTCAGCAAGTTTTTGTTTTGCTTCCGCTCCGTCGTGAACAGCCACCACCTCATATCCTTCCTGAAGCAAACGGTGATTGAGTGCCATCAGAGTCATTGCATCGTCTTCACAAACAAGAATTTTCATTGCCCCTCAAAATTACAGTACAACAAATATACAATTTAAATCTGAAAATCAGATTTTAGGTTCTCAATAACCAGTTTACAATCGGCAAAAATACGGGCGGCAAGTTCGGAAGCCAGATCCTGGTCGGGGGTATTTTTGGAAAGGTCTTCCAGTTGATCTGCGAGGAAACGGGTTTCGTTCATGCCAATAAAATCAAGTTGGGGAGCGAACTGGTGCACGAGTGAGCGCACCAGAGGCCAGTCAGCCTTGGCAGTGGCCATATTTATCTGATCCAGAAAGCGGGGTGCATTTGTGACGAATTCAGTAACGATGTTTTTTACAAACAATTCATCGCCGCCTGATATTTCTCTCAGATAGGAAAGGTTGTAGTTCATAAAATCACCAGAGATTAGTGCAATCTTTTGTATGTATCGTCCAATATTTTACTCATCAGTGGTATGTAATAACGCCATACAAAATTAGTGGTTTTTTGCGGTGAAGACGAATGCAGCACTGAAATTTTTTCCCAGTTTTTAATCTTTCTGGTCCAGTAAGGAATCCGGCAATTTGAAAAGTCGCCGGTAAAATACCAGAGTGACTGTTTTTGACGGGAATGAATAATAGCAGGAAAACGAACCGGTATCATTTCCCTTTCCATACGGGCCCTTCCGGAATCGTTAACCGGGATGTAGAATTCTGCAAAGATTTCATTGGCTGGACCCGAACCGGAGATTTCAAACCAGCCAGGATACTGGATGGTGTCGGGGAGGTAGTATTCAGCAGCTTTGCTTTTTGGAGTTACGATCAAGGGGATAGGGCTCAGAAGGTCATTCTGATCCAGTACTAAGATTCTGCTACCCCGTATGAAAACTATTCCAGGTCCTTTAAAATGCCATGGTTTTCCATACAATTTTGTATAGCTGGCAACAAGTTCCGGAAGCAGATCGGGATTTTTCGCTGTGTCGAGTTTTGGAAAAAATTTGCCGTTCCAGTATGAATAATCGATTTTGAACATTTCAGCTGTTTTATTGAGAACCAGAGGATCGGAAGCGGATGAAAAGAACTGGTGTTCGGCAATGACGGTTTTATTTTTATCGTACATGCTTTTAAGAAGGAAATAATCATTCTGGTTCAGACCTCCGATAATCTTAATAGTTGAGCCTTTCTTTTCGCCGGAGGCTCCCATGAACCATTCTCCATAGGTTATTCCTTTTGTATCGGCGTAGAAAAGCACATCATTCTTATCGCTTAATTCTTCGATGTCTTCAAGCCGTATTCGTTTTACTTCGAAATTACGGCTGTTTTCAGGAGCCAGAGGCAGAAAACCATAATAGTCGGTTGCCAGGTCGTACGGTTTTCCGTCAGATTTTGTAAAGCGGAAATGATTGAGTGTCCATAGGAAAGGTAAGTGACTGCTACGGCAAATATCTGTGACCGATTTGTCAACCAGAATGACACCCAGTTGCCTTTGCGGCTCAATGCGCCATAAGATATGGCCAGCAAACGGAATCAGGATCAGAAGAACCAGTAAAACCAGAATTATCCGGAGTGTTTTCATGGGGCAGAATTTTTAGGATAAATTTCTGGACAAATTTTTAATGGAGCACAAGTTATAAAAAAAAATGATATCAATTGATTTTCAGGACATCTAATTTGCGTTTACTTTATTAATTTTTGTGTTGGGCAAATAATCTTCCATTCGCAGAGCGGGATATTTGGTGATGGGATATTGTACAGCTTTTTTTGAAGCCGCAATAAAATCCATTGAACCAATCAGCCGGCTAATGGCATTTGTCCGTCAGTTGGCAGATAAACAATGAATAAACCGGTTGAATAAAACCAATTCATTATCTTTGCTGCAATTCAAAATTTTCTAACATGCACGTGCGCAAGTTTTTCCTTGTTTTTTTGTTCGTTCTGTCGATACAGGAAGTGTTTTCGCAGCAGCCCTGGTTGAATCCGAGATACGGCAGTGACAGTGTTTCCCGGATGCGATGTGCATCCAACCTTTCGAATGTTGATCAGTTTGTCAAGATCAATGTAATTGATTATGCTGTTGACAGCTGGAAGTATGTATTTGACAATTGTCCTCAGGCCAGTAAGAATATTTATATTTATGGCGTACGGATATATAAATATCTTATTGAGAAGGCGGCGGATGAAACCGAAAGAAGCAGAAAGCTGGACAGTCTGATGCTGATTTATGAGCGGCGCATCCAGTTGTACGGTGAAGAAGGTATGGTTCGTGGCAGAGAGGCTCTGGATGTTCTGAAGTATTCCAATCGGATTGATACAGCTTATCGATTGTTATCACGCAGTTTTGCTTTGCTTAAGGAGCAGGTTGAAGATCCTGTTTTATTAGCCTATGCTCAGGTTTCTGCCCAGATGCTCAAAGAGGGAAAGATAACGGAAGAAACCTACATGAGCAATTTTGAAACCATTACCGAATTCATCAACAAGCGCCTGAATTCCAATCCGAATGATGAGAAGACACTGAATCTGCAGGAGAGCGTTGTTCAGATATTTCAGACCGGGCCCCAGGTTTCCTGTGAGTCGCTGAGTGCCTACTATACGCAAAAAGCAGGAAAAGATGAAAACAAACCTGATTTTCTTCGCACAGCTATAACGGTACTGGAGAAGAATCGTTGTACACAGTCGCCTGTTTATGAGCGGTTTCTCAGGAAACATGCTGAAGTTGACACAGGTTCGGCATCGGCCTATCAGCTGGCCAGGTATTATACCGGGAAAGAAAAGTTTGAAGATGCCGTTTCAGCTTATCAGAAAGCCATTGAGGCTGAAAAAAGCGATGTCCTGAAAGCGCGGTACTATTATCAGATGGCACTTATCGAAGGAAGCCGGTTGAATCAGTTCAAATCTGCCAGGGATCATGCCCTCAGGGCGGCAGAGCTGATGCCCCGCTGGGGTGAGCCATTTATTCTGATAGGGAATCTCTATGCAGGAAGTTCAAAAACATGTGGCAGTAGCGAATTTGAACAGAAAGCTGTTTTCTGGGCGGCTGTCGATAAATTTGTTCAGGCCATGCAGGTTGATCCCGATGTTTCGGAACAGGCAAGGCAGCTTATCAGCGATTACTCGAAATATTTCCCCAATAAAGAAGTGGCATTTTTCAACGGGTACACGGAAGGGCAAACCTACCAGGTGGGATGCTGGATAAATGAAACTACCAGGGTTCGGTTCTGATTATCTTCCCGGATCGAATTTGTAGCCTACTCCTTTAATTGTTTTGATCAGCCGGTCACCGAATTTTTCACGCAATTTGCGTATATATACATCAATTGTCCTGTCACTGGTTTGTATGTCCTGACCCCACAAATAATCATAGATATCGGTTCGGGTAAACACTTTGAAAGGTTTGGAAACCAGGAGGCAGAGAAGGTTGAATTCTTTTCTCGGCAGGCTGATTTCGTTACCATCCATGATGACAAGATAGCGTTCCCGGTCAATAGTCAGCGGCCCTGCATGGATAATTTTTTCTTCCGGTGTTTCGGTGCGGTTCTTGGGTTCTCCCGTGCGTTTCAACAGGG contains the following coding sequences:
- a CDS encoding peptidylprolyl isomerase is translated as MVVANNKVVSVTYELRKNSADGEIIEIVKEDNPLVYIAGIGSLLPDFEANLMGKKLDESFSFSIPADDAYGPREDAAIIDIPLQVFMVDGAVDYELVKIGQTIPMRDQDGNRLNGIVLDVNETSVKMDFNHPLAGDDLFFTGKVVGIRDATQEELEHGHVHSHGAHSHDED
- a CDS encoding response regulator transcription factor produces the protein MKILVCEDDAMTLMALNHRLLQEGYEVVAVHDGAEAKQKLAESQFDLLLTDLHMPLIDGLELIRHVRNDLKLTIPIVMLTRIGAEDIVMKAFELGADDYVTKPFSPNELSIRIKRLLK
- a CDS encoding Hpt domain-containing protein: MNYNLSYLREISGGDELFVKNIVTEFVTNAPRFLDQINMATAKADWPLVRSLVHQFAPQLDFIGMNETRFLADQLEDLSKNTPDQDLASELAARIFADCKLVIENLKSDFQI